In Deltaproteobacteria bacterium, one genomic interval encodes:
- a CDS encoding CoA transferase, with protein sequence MAGPLTGIRVLDFGRAAVGPVSAQYLGFLGADVIKIEPPEGDPVRNVATFKKGMGTTFLGNNLNKRGIMLNLKKPQDKEVARRLIQWTDIVLENFRSKDIMEKLGLGYSAMTALNPRVIYVSSGAYGNAGPMQGMTSNEWYGQASSGATSVTGTENGPFEFVRGIAQFDWNGAMINLEAMLTALYVREKTGHGLMIETSQFQSSLVAGTTRFAEYFATGQAPASMGSARPNLVPDQAFATADGYVSVSVPHQGFWPKLCAAIGCPEIQTDPQFLTNTDRVANREALVPLLTDRFRDFPTVYWLRQLRKHDVPCGQYFSDDLVSYTLLHHPQVQANGMLTELDTQWGKMFSATPHWSFGKTPAVITRPSPALDEHHEEIVAQVTRQISEKTNGRSSASPAHGAGALAGIKVLDLAQGVSGALCSMQLGDLGAEVIKIEPPDGDWLRHIGPFIKTESSLFLQLNRNKRGLALDLKTSAGKAILRKLLAEVDVLVEGYRPGVMERLGFGYDEVVALNPRLIYCSISAFGRKGPLAQQPGSELALQAFVGVHRQLGTPGEPPLRTGFDLAAMETGFAAFQGVMAALLWRERSGEGQRVDISMLGTMIAVSQWQLAAENDPDEWAGRQLLGYSEPPDSGFQLRDGAVLFSLRGDGEAWDKFFIALNRMDLAADARFAVGNLLVINRDLEEAIREDVKKWSVEEFRHLVQDELGGTITVLQTLQSVMHNEQTAAIGAIQTMDHPVCGQLLTLSPPWKFSEPLTVLCRAAPVLGQHTEEILREHGYAMDDIAALREQRAIL encoded by the coding sequence GTATTTGGGCTTTCTCGGTGCAGATGTCATCAAAATCGAGCCGCCAGAAGGCGACCCCGTGCGCAATGTCGCAACGTTTAAGAAAGGCATGGGCACGACCTTCCTAGGCAATAACCTGAACAAGCGTGGCATCATGCTCAACCTGAAAAAGCCGCAGGATAAAGAGGTCGCCCGCCGGCTGATTCAGTGGACCGATATTGTACTGGAGAATTTCCGCTCCAAAGACATTATGGAAAAACTGGGGCTGGGCTACAGCGCTATGACGGCGTTGAACCCGCGCGTCATTTACGTCAGCTCCGGCGCCTACGGCAACGCGGGACCCATGCAAGGCATGACCAGCAACGAGTGGTACGGCCAGGCCAGCAGCGGTGCGACCTCGGTCACCGGCACGGAAAATGGACCGTTCGAGTTCGTGCGCGGCATTGCCCAGTTCGATTGGAACGGCGCGATGATCAACCTCGAAGCCATGCTCACCGCGCTGTATGTCCGCGAAAAAACCGGGCACGGGCTGATGATTGAAACCTCGCAATTTCAGTCGTCTCTAGTCGCAGGAACAACCCGCTTCGCGGAATACTTCGCCACCGGACAAGCGCCCGCATCGATGGGCAGTGCGCGCCCGAACCTGGTCCCTGACCAAGCCTTTGCCACCGCCGACGGCTATGTGAGTGTAAGTGTTCCGCACCAAGGATTCTGGCCCAAGCTCTGCGCGGCGATCGGGTGCCCCGAGATACAGACCGATCCGCAGTTCCTCACCAACACCGACCGTGTTGCCAATCGCGAGGCGCTCGTTCCCCTGCTGACCGACAGATTCCGCGACTTCCCAACGGTCTACTGGCTGCGCCAGCTCCGTAAGCACGATGTCCCGTGTGGGCAGTATTTTAGCGACGACCTAGTGAGCTACACCCTGCTCCACCATCCCCAGGTGCAAGCCAACGGCATGCTGACCGAGCTCGACACGCAATGGGGAAAAATGTTCTCGGCTACACCGCACTGGAGCTTCGGCAAAACGCCAGCCGTCATTACCCGGCCCTCGCCGGCGCTCGACGAACACCATGAAGAAATCGTTGCGCAAGTCACCCGCCAGATCAGTGAAAAAACCAATGGTCGCAGCAGCGCGTCACCAGCGCACGGCGCTGGAGCACTCGCCGGAATCAAGGTACTTGATCTTGCACAAGGCGTCTCCGGCGCGCTGTGCAGTATGCAGCTCGGCGACCTGGGCGCGGAGGTCATCAAAATCGAGCCCCCGGATGGCGATTGGCTGCGGCACATCGGTCCGTTCATCAAAACGGAAAGCTCGCTCTTTCTCCAATTGAATCGCAATAAACGCGGCCTGGCACTCGACCTTAAAACCTCGGCGGGCAAAGCGATTCTCCGCAAGCTGCTGGCTGAAGTTGACGTACTCGTGGAGGGATATCGACCTGGAGTGATGGAGCGCCTGGGCTTCGGCTACGACGAGGTCGTCGCGCTGAATCCACGGCTCATTTACTGCTCCATTTCTGCTTTCGGCAGAAAAGGTCCTTTGGCCCAACAGCCCGGCAGCGAACTGGCCCTGCAAGCATTCGTCGGCGTACACCGTCAACTCGGTACGCCGGGAGAGCCGCCGCTCCGGACCGGGTTCGACCTTGCCGCCATGGAAACCGGCTTCGCAGCGTTTCAAGGCGTTATGGCGGCATTGCTCTGGCGCGAGCGCAGTGGCGAAGGTCAACGAGTAGACATCTCGATGCTCGGCACCATGATCGCTGTCAGTCAGTGGCAACTCGCGGCGGAGAACGACCCCGACGAATGGGCCGGTCGGCAACTGTTGGGTTATAGCGAACCGCCGGATTCCGGGTTCCAGTTGCGCGACGGCGCGGTCTTATTTTCCCTGCGGGGCGACGGAGAAGCGTGGGATAAATTCTTCATCGCACTGAATCGCATGGACCTCGCCGCCGACGCCCGTTTCGCGGTCGGGAATCTGTTGGTCATCAATCGTGACCTCGAAGAGGCGATTCGTGAGGACGTCAAAAAATGGAGCGTGGAAGAGTTCCGCCATCTTGTCCAAGACGAACTCGGCGGCACGATTACCGTGCTTCAGACCCTCCAGAGCGTCATGCACAACGAGCAAACTGCCGCCATCGGCGCGATACAGACGATGGACCACCCGGTGTGTGGCCAGCTCCTGACCTTGAGTCCGCCGTGGAAGTTTTCCGAGCCGCTAACGGTCTTATGTCGCGCGGCCCCGGTGCTGGGTCAACACACCGAGGAGATTTTGCGCGAGCATGGCTACGCAATGGACGACATCGCCGCGTTGCGGGAGCAGCGGGCAATCTTATAA
- a CDS encoding LLM class flavin-dependent oxidoreductase: MHIMSFSERAYIDVPEDLIIENGSSYFGIPNTNFDAKIGSRLMNEYLDERVYAEELGFDGVMLNEHHQTPFCGGSVMDVEAAILARITKRVKIVLLGNPLPVADPLRLAEELATIDMISGGRLVPGWVRGAGSESIANNTNPAFNRERFNEAHDFIIDAWTKPGPWRHEGKHYNYRYVNPWALPLQKPVPQMWIPGIISPETVIWSARHRYPYVALGTNLEPTVEMVNLYADVAAQEGYQAGPENFGYLQNVCVAETEEKARELAKGFVYGGGFGSFARAEWMFPPGYNSKEATKRLAKAMTDPRTGTEIIRFSQGKVDVEEIKRSIDKNYQDVLTSGLVIAGTPETVIKRIRVMLETLRPGIFGTWYHHGPMSFEDRKTCLRLLGTEVLPAMREIAKELGLPGPFEVKPGSRPLPASGKRDSVVGALKAA, encoded by the coding sequence ATGCATATTATGTCGTTCTCCGAACGTGCGTATATCGACGTGCCGGAGGATCTGATTATCGAAAACGGCAGCAGCTACTTCGGCATCCCCAATACCAATTTCGATGCCAAAATCGGTAGCCGACTGATGAACGAGTATCTGGACGAGCGCGTCTATGCCGAGGAGTTGGGCTTCGATGGCGTCATGCTCAACGAACACCATCAGACCCCCTTCTGTGGCGGGTCGGTGATGGACGTGGAAGCGGCGATCTTGGCCCGTATCACCAAGCGCGTGAAGATCGTGCTGCTCGGCAACCCCCTGCCGGTGGCCGACCCCTTGCGGCTGGCGGAAGAGCTGGCCACGATCGACATGATCTCCGGCGGTCGCCTCGTGCCCGGCTGGGTGCGCGGCGCTGGCAGCGAGAGCATTGCCAATAATACCAACCCAGCCTTCAACCGCGAACGCTTCAACGAGGCGCATGACTTCATTATCGATGCCTGGACTAAGCCGGGGCCGTGGCGTCATGAAGGCAAACACTACAACTACCGCTATGTGAATCCCTGGGCGCTGCCGCTGCAGAAGCCGGTGCCGCAAATGTGGATTCCCGGCATCATCAGCCCAGAAACCGTGATCTGGAGCGCGCGGCATCGCTATCCCTATGTCGCCCTGGGCACCAACTTGGAACCCACGGTGGAGATGGTAAACCTCTATGCCGACGTGGCGGCGCAAGAAGGTTACCAGGCTGGACCGGAAAACTTCGGCTACTTGCAGAACGTGTGTGTGGCCGAGACGGAAGAGAAAGCACGGGAACTGGCCAAAGGCTTCGTCTACGGCGGCGGCTTCGGCTCCTTCGCCCGCGCCGAATGGATGTTCCCCCCGGGCTACAACTCGAAAGAAGCCACCAAGCGGTTGGCCAAGGCGATGACCGATCCGCGCACCGGGACGGAAATCATCCGCTTCTCTCAGGGCAAAGTCGATGTCGAAGAGATCAAGCGCAGCATCGACAAGAACTACCAAGATGTACTGACCTCCGGCCTCGTCATTGCCGGGACACCGGAGACCGTCATTAAGCGCATCCGCGTGATGTTAGAAACCTTGCGACCCGGTATCTTCGGCACTTGGTACCACCACGGACCCATGAGCTTCGAAGATCGCAAGACCTGTTTGCGCTTACTGGGTACGGAAGTGCTTCCTGCCATGCGCGAGATAGCCAAAGAACTGGGTCTCCCCGGGCCTTTTGAAGTAAAGCCGGGTTCGCGTCCGCTGCCGGCCTCCGGCAAACGCGATTCAGTCGTCGGCGCTCTGAAAGCGGCGTAA